The following coding sequences are from one Lolium rigidum isolate FL_2022 chromosome 6, APGP_CSIRO_Lrig_0.1, whole genome shotgun sequence window:
- the LOC124665452 gene encoding UBP1-associated protein 2C-like, protein MDPFSKKRKPDENGAATASPAAGAAALGLTRDDVLRLLEPLSRDQLADIAAAAALASGVALDAVRAAADRDPALRKLFVRGLGWETNSDSLRAIFSAFGDLEEAVVISDKTTGRSKGYGFVTFRHADSAVLALKEPSKKIDGRVTVTQLAAAGAAGGPSGGAGGAGGAPSADVSLRKIFVGNVPADMPSERLLAHFAAYGEIEEGPLGFDKTTGKFRGFALFVYKTPEGAQASLVDSVKVIEGHQLLCKLAIEGKKGKQQPQQSGPAGQQQQQQMLPQDMPGPGHGLGGPQMGGQYGGPGSGMPPSFGGFGGPGLGGGHNPYGNLPSSMGGGGGGAGMGSMGNQMPSGMGSAGAFGPGGMGGGSFGGGSQFGAAGMGPYGGLGMGGASSLYRMQQGSGGLPSGYGEGGNYPLPGSGFRGQEMSPGPGGRAPPMYPNVPPYF, encoded by the coding sequence ATGGATCCCTTCTCCAAGAAGCGCAAGCCAGACGAGAACGGCGCGGCCACCGCTTCCCCGGCCGCCGGGGCCGCCGCGCTCGGGCTCACCCGCGACGACGTCCTGCGCCTCCTCGAGCCGCTCTCCCGCGACCAGCTCGccgacatcgccgccgccgccgcgctcgcctcgGGTGTCGCGCTCGACGCcgtgcgcgccgccgccgaccgcgaCCCGGCGCTCCGCAAGCTCTTCGTGCGGGGCCTCGGCTGGGAGACCAACTCGGACTCGCTCCGCGCCATCTTCTCCGCCTTCGGCGACCTCGAGGAGGCCGTCGTCATCAGCGACAAGACCACCGGCCGCTCCAAGGGCTACGGCTTCGTCACCTTCCGCCACGCCGACTCCGCCGTCCTCGCCCTCAAGGAGCCGTCCAAGAAGATCGACGGCCGCGTCACCGTCACCCAGCtcgccgccgcgggcgccgccGGCGGGCCGTCCGGCGgggcgggcggcgcgggtggcgcCCCTTCGGCGGACGTGTCCCTCCGCAAGATCTTCGTCGGGAACGTCCCCGCTGACATGCCGTCCGAGCGCCTCCTCGCGCACTTTGCTGCCTATGGCGAGATTGAGGAGGGCCCGCTTGGGTTCGACAAGACCACGGGCAAGTTCAGGGGCTTTGCCCTCTTTGTGTACAAGACACCCGAGGGCGCTCAGGCCTCGTTGGTGGACTCGGTCAAGGTGATTGAAGGGCACCAGCTCTTGTGCAAGCTCGCCATTGAGGGCAAGAAGGGGAAGCAGCAACCGCAGCAATCTGGGCCTGCTGGgcaacaacagcaacagcagATGCTCCCTCAGGACATGCCGGGTCCTGGCCATGGGCTTGGTGGACCACAGATGGGTGGGCAGTATGGTGGCCCTGGGAGTGGCATGCCGCCATCATTCGGTGGATTTGGTGGCCCTGGCCTAGGTGGTGGTCACAATCCATATGGGAACTTGCCGTCCTCcatgggcggtggcggcggaggtgctgGGATGGGGTCGATGGGAAACCAGATGCCTTCTGGGATGGGCTCTGCTGGTGCATTTGGCCCCGGGGGAATGGGCGGTGGTTCATTTGGAGGAGGATCTCAGTTCGGTGCTGCTGGGATGGGTCCTTATGGTGGTTTAGGCATGGGCGGGGCATCCTCACTCTACCGGATGCAACAGGGCTCAGGTGGACTGCCATCTGGATATGGCGAGGGTGGAAACTACCCTCTGCCAGGGTCTGGCTTCCGGGGTCAGGAGATGTCACCAGGACCAGGTGGCAGGGCTCCTCCAATGTACCCCAACGTGCCACCTTATTTCTAA